Within Paracoccus jeotgali, the genomic segment CAGCGCGGGCGAGACATCGGGGGCGGGCGGCTCTCGCATCCATTGCGGGGCGCGCCAGACCGAGGTCGGCTCGTAGAAGGTGATCGGGTCCGAGGCGTATTGCAGGAACACCAGCCGCATGCTGCCCCAGCCGCCGGTCCCGCCCGCATCGCGGGTGTGGCTGGCAAAGCGGATCAGCCGGCCATCGGCCACGTCGGGCGCGACATAGCGCGAGCCGGGATTGCGCCGGGCCATCGCCTCGTTCCACAGCCCCGAGGGGAAGGGCGGTCCGGCCCACAGCGCGCCATGCACCGGGTCGTCGAGCAGCGCGAACAGGTCGGTGCCATACATCGACGCCCATGCGCCAAGGCTGAGCCCGTGCATGTACAGCCGGGGCCGCGCGTCGGGCGGCAGGTCGCGCCAATAGCGGTGGATGGTCGAGATCAGGCTGCGCGCCTGCGACAGCCCGGCATCGGTTTCAAAGATCAGCGCCATGGGCGATTGCAGATAGGAATACTGCACCGCCACCGTCGCGACATCGCCGCCATGCATGTATTCCAGCACGTCATGGCTGCCGGGGTCCATCCAGCCGGTGCCGGTGGGCATGGTGACGACCAGCACCTTGCGGTCGAAGCCGCCCAGCCGGATCAGCTCGGCCAGCGCCAGCTCGGCCCGGTCCTCTGGCTCGTCAAGCTGGGCGAGGCCCACATAGACCCGCACCGGGTCAAGCGCCGGCTGCCCGGTAAAGGCCGAAATGGCGGCGGCGTCCGGCCCTCCGGTGACGAAATCGCGTCCGGGCTGTCCCATGGCGGCCCAGTCGACGGCCGATCCCGGCCCGCCCGGCACCAGCGGGCTGTCCGGCGCGGGGGGCGCGGTGTCGAACAGGTCCTGCGCGGTGAAATAGACCTGGTCGAGCATCCGATAGAGGCGGTCGACGACGCCGTCTCGGGTCAGGAAGAACAGCGCCAGCACCGTGATAAGCAGCCCGATCGCGTTGCTGCGTCGGCGCGGCATGTGGCGATACAGCCGGTGGCGCACCCAGTCAAAGCCGAACTGCACCGCGAAACCCACCAGCAGCAGCGCCAGCCCGACCAGCGCCGCCAGCAGCACGACGCGAACCTCGTGGCCGGCATCGGCCAGCGGCAGGCCCATGCGCGTGCGGATGTCGTTCTGCCAGTCCAGCGCGTGAACCAGCGCCACCGCCAGCGCGCCCAGCACCAGCCCCAGCAGCAGCGCATGGGCCCAGCCGGCGGCGCGGCCGCGCAGCATCGGCATCGCCATCTGCCGCCAGGCCGACATGATCATGCTGCCGGTCAGATACCCCAACGCCAGCACCACGCCGCCCAGCACGCCCTGCACCAGCCAGCTTCGCGGTAGCAGGGACGGGGTCAGCGAGGCCGCGAAACAGGCAAGGCCAAGGGTCAGGGGAAACAGGGACAGGCCGAATGGCCGGATTGGGTCGATGCGCATCGCCACCTTCGATTTCAGATCCCTGGACGGATCAACCCACGGGTTAGCGCGAAACCGCCGCCCCGGTCCAGTGCCCGCCGCAACGTCGCCTTGATTCGGCCTTTGACATGACCGGACGAGGCGTCTAGAACCGCGGATCGGCTGTTTGAGGCGGCCCGCGGGCAATTGGGGCCGCGCGGCGCAGCGGACCGGGCCGAGTTTCCCGGCCCGAGTGGCCTCATCAGGCAAAGAACATGACCCTACAAGATATTGCCGCGCCTCTGGCCGCGACGCTGGCCGAACGCGGCTATGAGACATTGACCTCGGTCCAGAACGCCGTTTTGGAACCCGATCTGCGCGGCCGCGACCTGCTGGTCTCGGCGCAGACCGGCTCGGGCAAGACGGTGGCCTTCGGGCTTGCCGCCGCGCCCGATCTGCTGGGCGGCGCAGATGTGATGCCGCAATCCGACGCGCCGCTGGCGCTGGCGATTGCGCCGACGCGCGAACTGGCGCTGCAGGTGGCGACCGAACTCAGCTGGCTTTACCGCGACACCGGCGCGCAGGTCGCGACCTGCGTCGGCGGCATGGATTACCGGACCGAGCGGCGGGCGCTGGCGCGTGGCGCGCAGATCGTCGTCGGCACCCCCGGCCGTCTGCGCGACCATATCGAGCGCGGCAGTCTGGACCTGTCGGCGCTGCGCGTCGCGGTTCTGGACGAGGCCGACGAGATGCTGGATCTGGGCTTTCGCGAGGATCTGGAATTCATCCTCGGCTCGGCCCCGGAACAGCGGCGGACGCTGATGTTCTCGGCCACCGTGCCGCCCGCGATCGAGAAACTGGCCCGCGATTTCCAGCGCGACGGACGCCGGATTGCGGCGATGGGCGAGGCGCGTCAGCATGGCGACATCACCTATCGCGCCCTGACCGTCGCCGCCCGCGACCGCGAGAACGCGATTTTCAACCTGCTGCGCTATTACGAGGCGCGGACCGCGATCATCTTCTGCAAGACCCGCGCCAATGTGAATCATCTGCTGGCGCGGATGGGCAATCGCGGTTTTCGCGTCGTCTCGCTGTCGGGCGAGCTGTCGCAACAGGAACGCACCCACGCGCTGCAGGCGCTGCGCGATGGCCGCGCCCGCGTCTGCATCGCGACCGACGTGGCCGCTCGCGGGATAGACCTGCCGGGGCTGGAACTGGTGATCCACGCCGATCTGCCGACGAATTACGAGATCCTGCTGCACCGCTCTGGCCGGACCGGACGGGCGGGCGCCAAGGGCGTCTCGGCGCTGATCGTGCCGCCTGCCGAGTATAAAAAGGCGCAGCGGTTGCTGCAGGGGGCCAAGGTCACGGCGGAATGGGGGCAGGCGCCCTCGGCCGACGAGGTCACGGCCCGCGACGACGCCCGCATGATGCAGGACCCGGCGCTGAATGCCGAGCTTGAGGACATGACCGTGGCCGATGCGCTGCTCGAACGTCTGGGTCCGCGGCAACTCGCGGCCGCCTTCGTCCAGCTTTGGCGCGAAGGCCGCCCGCCGCCGGAAGAGCTGTCGGACATGCCCGCCCCCGGTCAGGCGCCGCCACCGCGTCCGGCGCGCGAATTCGGGGCCTCGATCTGGTTTACCCTCTCGGTCGGCCATAGCGGCCGGGCCGAGGCGCGCTGGCTGCTGCCCAAGATCTGCGAGGCCGGCAGCATCACCCGCGACGCCATCGGCGCGATCCGCGTGCGCGAGCACGAGACCCATGTCCAGATCGCGACCGGCGACGCCCCCCGCTTTGGCGACGAGATCGAGCTGGAACCGGGTCTGGTCATGCGCCGGATGCGCGGTGAGCCGGACCTGACCCCGCAGGCCCCGCGCCCGCGTCTGGACAAGACGGATCGCAAGCCGCATCGCAAGGGCCCACGCACGGCCGAGGCACCCGCCGCGCCGCCGGCACCGGCCGCGGCGCGGGAGACCCCCGCGCCTGCCGAAAAGCCGGCGCGGAAATGGACGCCGGTTCAGGCCGAACCCGAACAGGCCGCGCCGGACCACGCCCCGCGTCCCGACCGCGCGCCCAAGCCGGATGATGGCAAGGCCCATTATGGCAAGCCCGATCATGGCAAATCGGACCATGGCAAGCCGGGCAGCGGCAAGCCCGGCAACGGCAAGCCCGCCTACGCCAAGCCTGCCTACGCGAAGTCCAAGCCCTGGGACAAATCCGCCAAACCGGGCGCGGCTGCCAAACCCTTTGGCAAACCCGCCAAGCCCGGCGCGGCCGCAGCCAAGCCCTATGGCAAGCCCGCCAGCCGCCCCGGCGCGCCCAAGCCCGCCGCCAAGGGCAGCTATGCGCCCAAGGGCAAGCCGGCCCGGCCCGGTGCGGTGCGCAGCCGGCCGGGTGGCGACGCCCCGCCGCGCCGTCCCAAGAACCGCATCTAGCCCGTCAGGCCAGACCGGCGCCAAGCTGCCAAGCAGGCTTGACGCCGGTCGCCTGCGGGTCGAATAAGGCGGGCAGAGGACAACATGTCGCAGGCTGCCCCCATCTCTGCCCCGCCGCCCCCGGCCGCGGCCACCGCGCCCGAGCGGACGACCTGGCTCATTCTGGGCTGGATCAGCCTCTGCCATCTGCTGAACGACGTGACGCAATCGCTGCTGGCGGCGATCTATCCGCTGCTCAAGGCCGAATTCGCGCTGCAGTTCTGGCAGATTGGGCTGCTGACATTCGCCTTTCAGGGCACCGCCTCGCTGCTGCAACCCGCCGTGGGTCTGATGACCGACCGCCGCCCGATGCCGATGTCGCTGCCGCTGGGCATGACCTCGTCGCTGCTGGGGCTGGTGGCGCTGGCGCTGGCGCCGAATTATCCGGTGCTGGTCACCGGGGCGATGCTGATCGGCGTCGGCTCGGCGATCTTTCACCCCGAATCGAGCCGGGTGGCGCGGATGGCTTCGGGCGGGCGCTATGGCACCGCGCAATCGCTGTTTCAGGTCGGCGGCAATGCCGGGTCCGCGATGGGTCCGCTGCTGGCGGCGTTCATCGTGGTGCCGCAGGGGCGCGGGTCGATCCTGTGGTTCACGGTGCTGGCGGCGCTGGGCATCGTCATCCTGACCCGCGTCGGGCGCTGGTATGGCGAGCGGGTGCGCGCCTCGGCCGGGGCGCGGATGCGGGTGGTCACGCATGGGCTGTCGCGTCGTCGGGTGCGGCAGGCGGTGGTGGTGCTGGCGCTGCTGACCTTTTCCAAGAACATCTACACCGCGTCGATCACCAGCTATTACATGTTCTTCCTGATCGACCGCTTCGGCCTTAGCCAGCAGCAATCGCAGCTGATGCTGTTCCTGTTCCTGGCCGCGATGGCGGCGGGGGTGATGCTGGGCGGGCCGCTGGGCGACCGCTTCCGGCCGCTGACGGTGATCTGGATCTCGATCCTGGGGGTGCTGCCCTTCACGCTGGCGCTGCCCTATGTCGGGCTGTTCGCGACCGGGGTGCTGACGGTGATCATCGGCGTCATCCTAGCCTCGGCCTTCCCGGCCATCGTGGTCTTTGCGCAGGAACTGGTGCCGGGCCGGGTCGGGCTGATCGCGGGGATCTTCTTCGGCTTTGCCTTCGGCATGGGCGGGGTCGCGGCGGCCGTGCTGGGGCTGGTCGCCGACAGCCACGGCGTCGCCTTCGTCTACAAGATCTGCGCCTTCATGCCGCTGATGGGGCTGCTGGCGATCCTGCTGCCGCGCAAGGCGGAACTGGCGGGCTTGACCCTTGGCCCCGGCCCGGCCAAGGCGCCATAGCGGCGGCTAGACCTCGTATTTGCGGGCATCCGCAACCAGCGATTTCAGATCCGACAGCGACAGCTTGCCGAACGCCGCCTCGTGCCCGGCGATGAAGCTGGGCGTGCCGGTCAGCATCATGGTGTCGGCCAGATCCATCGTCTCGTAGATCTGGTCGAGGATCTCGCGCTTTTCCATGTCCGCGCGCAGCTTGTCGATGTCGAGGCCGACCTGACGCGCGGCGCGCAGCACCGTCGCCTCTTCCGCGCGGCCGGTCATGGTCATCATGGCGCTGTGAAAGGCCCAGTATTTCCCCTGCCGCAGCGAGGCGAGCGAGGCCTTGGTCGCGAACATCGAGCCCTCGCCAAAGACCGGCCATTCGCGGAACACCACGCGCAGCTGCTTGTCCTCGTTGATGAGACGCTGCACGTCCTTCATGTTCTTGCGGCAGAAGGGGCAGTTATAGTCGAAAAACTCGGTCAGCGTGACATCGCCCTTGGGGTTGCCCAGAACCGGTGTCGCGGGGTTGCGTTCCAGCGCCTTGCGCAGCTCGGCCGGCATCGGGTTGGGATGCGGGATGCGCGCGCTTGCCGCCGCCGGCAGCAGGCTGACCGCTGCGGCCCCGGCGCCTGCCGCGATCAGGCTGCGCCGGTCGATGGCGGAAAGGGTGGGGCGTGGATCGGTCATGGGGGCCTCATGCGGTTGAAGTCGGGCGGTTGGGGTCGTGCGGTTGAAACGGCGGTCTGAAAACTCGCCGCGACCCTGACGCTGCGTCGCTTCCTTGGCAACCAAAGCCTGCAAACAAAGACGTGAGGCGTTTCGATTGCCGCCGGGGGCCAGACCTGCTACCCGAGCGTCACGAAATGGCGGGGGCAGCATGCCGGGAACCGATCTGAAAAGCTGGAAGACGCTGAACAAGGATCTCGCGCGTTTCGCCAGTCTCGAGCAGGCTGCGGCCTATGTCTCGCGGCCGCTGGTCGCGCCGGGCATCGCGCTGGCCTTCATGGTGCTGGTCGGGCTGACCGTCGCCGGCTTCGCCGGGATCACCCCGGCCACGGCCATTGTCATCGCGGCGGCGGTGGTGGGCGCCTATATGGCGCTGAACATTGGCGCGAACGACGTCGCCAACAATATGGGCCCGGCGGTGGGCGCGCGGGCCATGACCATCGGCAGCGCCCTGATCATCGCCGCGATCTGCGAAACCGCGGGCGCGCTGCTGGCGGGGGGCGAGGTCGTGTCGACCATCTCGCGCGGGATCGTCGCGCCCGAGGCGGTGGCCCAGCCCGGCGTCTTCGTCTGGGCGATGTTCTCGGCGCTGCTGGCGGGGGCGCTGTGGATCAACCTCGCCACATGGATCGGCGCCCCGGTCTCGACCACCCACGCCATCGTCGGCGGGGTCATGGGCGCGGGCATCGCCGCGGCAGGGTTCGGCGCGGTCAACTGGCCAACCATGGGCGCGATCGTCGCCAGCTGGGTGATCTCGCCCCTGCTGGGCGGGGTGATCGCGGCGATGTTCCTGGCCTTCATCAAGACCCGCATCATCTATACGCCCGACATCCTGCACTCGGCCCGGCGCTGGGTGCCGCTGCTGATCGGCATCATGGCCGGCACCTTCGCCGCCTATCTGGCGCTGAAGGGGCTGAGCAAAGTCTGGGATGTGGGGCTGGGCCTCGCGCTGCAAATCGGGCTGGTCGTGGCGGTGCTGACGGCGCTGGTCATGCGCCCGATCATCGCGCGGCAGTCGGTCGGGCTGGAGAACCGCAAGAAATCGCTGAAGGAGCTGTTCGCGATCCCGCTGGTCCTGTCGGCGGCGCTGCTGTCCTTCGCCCATGGCGCGAATGACGTGGCCAACGCGGTCGGGCCGCTGGCGGCGATTGTCCATGCGGTGCAGGACGGCACCTCGGGCGATCAGGTGCAGATCCCGCTGTGGGTCATGCTGATCGGGGCGCTGGGGCTGTCGGTCGGGCTGCTGCTGTTCGGGCCGAAGCTGATCAACATCGTCGGCAACGAGATCACCCGGCTGAACGCGGTGCGCGCCTATTGCGTGGCGCTGTCGGCGGCGGTGACGGTCATCATCGCGTCGTGGCTGGGGCTGCCGGTCAGCTCGACCCATATCGCCATCGGCGGCATTTTCGGCGTCGGCTTCTTCCGCGAATGGTATCACGAGAAGATCATCGGCGAGCGCCGCGACGACACCGAATCCTCGCCAGAGCTGCGCCGCCGCCGCAAGGTCGTGCGCCGCACGCATTTCACCACCATCCTCGCGGCGTGGGTCATCACGGTGCCGGCCTCGGCGCTGCTGTCGGCAGGGTTGTTCCTGCTGTTCCTAAGGTTCTGGCACTGAACCCGCCAAGCCTGCGTCGGACGAGGCCGCGAGGCCAGGCCGCCCGATCAGCCCGAACGATCAGGCCTCGTCGAGGCCCATTTCGCGGGTCACGCGCTGCCGGATCAGGCCAGAATCCAGGTCGCTGACGCCCATCAGCCCCGCCACCAGCCGGACCAGTGATTCCTCGGCCGGGCTGCGGGTGCCGTCGGCATAGGTGACCTCCCACAGGGCGGCGAGGATCTCACTGCGGTCCTCCAGCGCGATGCGGTCCTTGATCAGCCGGGTGAAGCGCACGGTGTCCGGCGCCTCGGCCTCGATCATCTCGGCGGCGGCGCGGCGTTCGGCGGCCTCGGTCATGTCCAGACCGCGACGGCGGGCCAGAATCCGGTCGATGCGCTGCTCTTCTTCCTTTGAGTAGCGGTCATCGGCGCGGGCCACCCGGACCAGCAGCGCGGCAAGCGCAACCTCGGCGTCCTGGCCACTCAGCCGGGTCGTGGGTTCGTCCTGGCCGAAAAGGCGAGAGATAAGGTTGCGGAACATGGGGCCATAATAAAAGGAAGCGCAGAAAACACAATATCTTGCTGCGCCGAAAACACTTTCGGCCTGCGTGTTATCGTCGCGTCGAAAGCGGCCTGTCGGGTGATAGAAAGCGTCAGTATTTCTGCGGCACATACAGCGAACGCGGCAGCACCTGACGTTCGTAATCGAGGTTGAAGACCCGGTCGGGCAGGGTGATCTCTTCCTGCGGGACGTCGGTATAGGGGATCAGCGACAGCAGGTGGTCGATGCAGTTCAGCCGCGCGCGGCGCTTGTCGTTGCCGGGGACGATGTACCACGGCGCCTCGGGGATGTTGGTGCGCTTGAACATCTCTTCCTTGGCCTTGGTATAGGCCTCCCAGCGGACGCGGGATTGCAGGTCCATGGGCGACAGCTTCCACTGCTTGAGCGGATCGTGCAGCCGCATCAGGAAGCGCATCTGCTGTTCCTCGTCGCTGACCGAGAACCAGTATTTCACCAGCCGGATGCCGGAACGGACCAGCATCCGCTCGAACTCGGGGACGTCCTGAAAGAACTGCTCGATCTGGGTGTCGTTGGCGAAACCCATCACCCGCTCGACCCCGGCGCGGTTGTACCAACTGCGGTCGAACAGCACGATCTCGCCCCCGGCGGGCAGATGGGGGACGTAGCGCTGGAAATACCATTGCGACTTCTCGCGTTCGGACGGCGCCGGCAGGGCCACGACGCGGGCCACGCGCGGGTTGAGGCGCTGGGTGATGCGCTTGATCGCGCCGCCCTTGCCGGCGCTGTCGCGGCCCTCGAACAGCACGATGATCTTCTCGCGGTAGTGGCTGACCCAGTCCTGCAGCCGGATCAACTCGGCCTGAAGGCGCAGCAGCTCGAAGAAATAGATCTTGCGATCCAGCGGGTCGGGATGGGTGTCGCGATAGATCTGGCGGATCTCGCGGCTGAGGATCGCGTCCTCGAGCTCGATCTCGTAATCCTCGTCGAAGGAGTCGATCAGTTCGGCCTTGAGCCAGTCTTGCGGGTCGTCGGTCATCGCGCTCTCCGGGCGGGTGCGGGGCCACTATAGCCGCAACCCGCGCCGGTTTCATATCGCGATCGCCACGCCACCGCGGCCGCCCGGTCAGGCGACCTGCCCGTGGTGGTCGGGCATCGCCGGGCGGCGCCGCGACAGCGTGGTCGGCGTTTCGAAACCGGACAGCAGCCGGGTCAGATCGTTCATCTGCGCCGACAGCGCCTTGGCGGCGCCGGCATATTCCTCGGACATGGCGAGGTTGGCCTGGTTGGCCCCGTCCAGATGCGACAGGGCCGACGACACCTCTTGCACGCCGGTCGCCTGTTCGGCGGTGGCATGGGCAATGCCCGAGATGTTCTCGGCCATGCCGCGCACCGCGGTCTGGATGTCGTTGAGCGCCTTGCCGGTCTGGCGCACCAGCGCCGCGCCCGACTGCACCTCGGTCCCGCTTTTGGCGATCAGCTCGGCAATGCTTTGCGAAGCCTTGCCGGATTGCTGGGCAAGGTTGCGGACCTCTTGCGCGACCACCGCGAACCCGCGCCCGACCTCGCCCGCGCGCGCGGCCTCGACGGCGGCGTTGATGGACAGAAGGTTGGTCTGAAAGGCGAAGTTCTCGATGACCCGGGTGAATTCGGCCATGCTGCGGGTGTGCTGCTCGATCCGCTCGATCGCGGCCACGGCGTCGGCCACGACCTCGTTGCCGTGGTGGACGACGCGTTCGGCCTGACGGGCGGCGCCATTGGCCTCTTGCGCGGCGCCGCTGGTCATCGAGGTGTTGCCCGAGATCTGTTCCACCGCCGCCGCCGTCTGCTCCAGCGAGGCCGCCTGGCTTTCGCCGCGCTGCGCCAGATCGACCGCCGCCTGCGCGATCTGGCCGGCCTCGTTGTTGATCGAGGCGGCGCGGTCGCGGATTTCCTCGACCATGCGGGCAAAGATCTTGACGGTCCGGTTCAGGCTGTCGCGGACCGGGCGGAACTCTGGCGGGACATCCTGGGTGATGCGGAAGGTCAGATTGCCCTCGGCCAGCTGCGCGAGCGCGTCGGTGATCGCGGCGACGGCGGCCTTGCTGGCGGTGACATCGGTGGCCATTTTCAGGATCGTGCAGACCTGTCCGTTATCGTCGCGCACCGGCACATAGCTGCCATTGATGCAGACCCGGCCGCCGGTCCGGGTGATGCGCTGGAACTCTCCCGTCACGGGCCTGCCCTTGGCCAGATCCTGCCATGCCTGCGCGTATTCGGCGCTGGCGGCGGTTTCGCTGTCGACGAACATGCGGTGGTGCCGGCCGATGATCTCGTCCCGGCGAAAGCCCATCAGCGCGAGAAAGGTCTCGTTCACGTCGAGGATCACACCTTCGGTCGAGTATTCGATCATCGCCTGAGCCAGACCAAGCGCCTTGATTCGGTGAGTGTCGGTCAGATGGGAAGAATCGGGCATGGCGGTCCTCGTCCGTGGTGTGTTGCCTTGGTGATAGGGCGCAAAGTTTAAGAACAGTTTGACGCCCGCCCGCATTTCCCGCCTGCGGTGGACTTTTGCCGCGTCAGGGCGCAGAAAAACCGTCAACAGGACGGAGGCGCTGATGCGGATATTGTTTCTGGGCGACGTGATGGGGCGGGCCGGGCGTGCGGCGATCAGCGGGCGTCTGGCCGGGCTGAAGGACTCGCTGCGGGTCGATTTCTGCGTCGTGAACGGCGAGAACGCCTCGGGCGGGATGGGGCTGACGGCCGGTCACGCCCAGCTTTTGCTGGATGCCGGCGCCGATGTGGTCACGCTGGGCGACCACGCCTTTGATCAAAAGGACATGCTGGGCTTTATCGACAAAGAGCCGCGCGTGCTGCGCCCGATCAACTTTGCCAAGGACGCGCCGGGACGGGGCGCGGGGGTGTTTTCCGCCTCGCGCGGGCGCAAGGTGCTGGTGGCGCAGGTGCTGGGCAACGTCTTCATGCGCCGGGCTTATGACGATCCGTTCTCGGCACTCGACGGGGCGCTGCGGGCCTATCCGATGGGCGCGATGGCGGGGGTGCAGGCGGCGGTGGTCGATTTCCACGCCGAGGCGACGTCCGAAAAGATGGCCGCCGGGCATTTCTGCGACGGGCGCGCCAGTCTGGTCGTCGGCACCCACACCCATGTCCCGACCGCTGACGCGCAGGTCCTGCCGCGCGGCACCGGCTATCAGACCGATGCCGGAATGTGCGGCGATTACGACAGCATCATCGGCATGGACAAGGCCGAGCCAATGCGCCGCTTCGTCACCGGGATGAGCCGCGACCGCTTTACCCCGGCCATGGGCGAGGCGACGCTGTCGGGCGTGCTGGTCGAGACCAACGACCAGACCGGGCTGGCGCAGACGGTCTGGCCGATCCGCGACGGGGGCCGCCTGCCGCAGGCGGCGCCGTGACGCCGCGACGGCGGGCCTGACGCGCTGGCACGCTTGCGAAACCGGCCCGGATCGGCGATGACTGCGCGCCAGGGCCGGGGCAACCGGCCGCCAGCTTGAGGTTTTCATGTTCGGCATCGAACTGACCGGGTCCGCCTCGGCGATTGCGACGCTCGTGATCATCGTCGGCATGCTGACATTGTTCGTCCGCGAAACCTATCCGCCCGAAGTCACCGCCATTCTGGGCGCCGTGGTGCTGATGCTGGTCGGCGTCTTGCCGGCGGGCGAGGTCGCTTCGGTGCTGGCCAACCCGGCGCCGTGGACCATCGCCTTCATGTTCATCATCGTGGGCGGGCTGGTGCGGACCGGGGCGCTGGACTGGATCGGCCAGCACGCGGCCCGCCATGCGCGCAAACACCCGTTCCTGACGCTGGCCAGCCTGTCGGCCACGGTGCTGGGGTTGTCGGCTTTCGTCAACAACACGCCGCTGGTGGTGGTGATGATGCCGATCTTCATGCAGCTCGCGCGCGAGATGAACCAGTCGCCGTCCAAGCTGCTGATGCCGCTGTCATACCTGTCGATTCTGGGCGGGACGGTGACGATGATCGGCACCTCGACCAACCTGCTGGTCGATGGTGTGGCCTTTGCCGCCGGCCAGCCGCATTTCGGCATATTCGAGATCACGCCCGTGGGCCTCAGCATGGCGCTGGTCGGGCTGACCTATCTGCTGGTGGTGGCGCCGCGCCTGCTGCCCGACCGCACCTCGATGTCGGCGCTGGTGTCGTCGTCGAAATCGCGGATGAAGTTCTTTACCGAGGTCGCCGTCCCCGAGGAAAGCACCCTGATCGGCCGCAAGCTGGACGAGGTCGACATCTTCGCGCGCGAGAATGCCCGCGTCATCGACGTGCTGCGCGGGGATGCCTCGC encodes:
- a CDS encoding MFS transporter, with translation MSQAAPISAPPPPAAATAPERTTWLILGWISLCHLLNDVTQSLLAAIYPLLKAEFALQFWQIGLLTFAFQGTASLLQPAVGLMTDRRPMPMSLPLGMTSSLLGLVALALAPNYPVLVTGAMLIGVGSAIFHPESSRVARMASGGRYGTAQSLFQVGGNAGSAMGPLLAAFIVVPQGRGSILWFTVLAALGIVILTRVGRWYGERVRASAGARMRVVTHGLSRRRVRQAVVVLALLTFSKNIYTASITSYYMFFLIDRFGLSQQQSQLMLFLFLAAMAAGVMLGGPLGDRFRPLTVIWISILGVLPFTLALPYVGLFATGVLTVIIGVILASAFPAIVVFAQELVPGRVGLIAGIFFGFAFGMGGVAAAVLGLVADSHGVAFVYKICAFMPLMGLLAILLPRKAELAGLTLGPGPAKAP
- a CDS encoding DsbA family protein, which produces MTDPRPTLSAIDRRSLIAAGAGAAAVSLLPAAASARIPHPNPMPAELRKALERNPATPVLGNPKGDVTLTEFFDYNCPFCRKNMKDVQRLINEDKQLRVVFREWPVFGEGSMFATKASLASLRQGKYWAFHSAMMTMTGRAEEATVLRAARQVGLDIDKLRADMEKREILDQIYETMDLADTMMLTGTPSFIAGHEAAFGKLSLSDLKSLVADARKYEV
- a CDS encoding inorganic phosphate transporter, whose translation is MPGTDLKSWKTLNKDLARFASLEQAAAYVSRPLVAPGIALAFMVLVGLTVAGFAGITPATAIVIAAAVVGAYMALNIGANDVANNMGPAVGARAMTIGSALIIAAICETAGALLAGGEVVSTISRGIVAPEAVAQPGVFVWAMFSALLAGALWINLATWIGAPVSTTHAIVGGVMGAGIAAAGFGAVNWPTMGAIVASWVISPLLGGVIAAMFLAFIKTRIIYTPDILHSARRWVPLLIGIMAGTFAAYLALKGLSKVWDVGLGLALQIGLVVAVLTALVMRPIIARQSVGLENRKKSLKELFAIPLVLSAALLSFAHGANDVANAVGPLAAIVHAVQDGTSGDQVQIPLWVMLIGALGLSVGLLLFGPKLINIVGNEITRLNAVRAYCVALSAAVTVIIASWLGLPVSSTHIAIGGIFGVGFFREWYHEKIIGERRDDTESSPELRRRRKVVRRTHFTTILAAWVITVPASALLSAGLFLLFLRFWH
- the ppk2 gene encoding polyphosphate kinase 2 codes for the protein MTDDPQDWLKAELIDSFDEDYEIELEDAILSREIRQIYRDTHPDPLDRKIYFFELLRLQAELIRLQDWVSHYREKIIVLFEGRDSAGKGGAIKRITQRLNPRVARVVALPAPSEREKSQWYFQRYVPHLPAGGEIVLFDRSWYNRAGVERVMGFANDTQIEQFFQDVPEFERMLVRSGIRLVKYWFSVSDEEQQMRFLMRLHDPLKQWKLSPMDLQSRVRWEAYTKAKEEMFKRTNIPEAPWYIVPGNDKRRARLNCIDHLLSLIPYTDVPQEEITLPDRVFNLDYERQVLPRSLYVPQKY
- a CDS encoding alpha/beta hydrolase, with translation MRIDPIRPFGLSLFPLTLGLACFAASLTPSLLPRSWLVQGVLGGVVLALGYLTGSMIMSAWRQMAMPMLRGRAAGWAHALLLGLVLGALAVALVHALDWQNDIRTRMGLPLADAGHEVRVVLLAALVGLALLLVGFAVQFGFDWVRHRLYRHMPRRRSNAIGLLITVLALFFLTRDGVVDRLYRMLDQVYFTAQDLFDTAPPAPDSPLVPGGPGSAVDWAAMGQPGRDFVTGGPDAAAISAFTGQPALDPVRVYVGLAQLDEPEDRAELALAELIRLGGFDRKVLVVTMPTGTGWMDPGSHDVLEYMHGGDVATVAVQYSYLQSPMALIFETDAGLSQARSLISTIHRYWRDLPPDARPRLYMHGLSLGAWASMYGTDLFALLDDPVHGALWAGPPFPSGLWNEAMARRNPGSRYVAPDVADGRLIRFASHTRDAGGTGGWGSMRLVFLQYASDPITFYEPTSVWRAPQWMREPPAPDVSPALRFIPLVTQAQLVVDMLLANTAPPGHGHSYYPRDYVSPWQAVTAPEGWTDADSARLIAICSAGENKGLKRGCPDPAAS
- a CDS encoding tellurite resistance TerB family protein — encoded protein: MFRNLISRLFGQDEPTTRLSGQDAEVALAALLVRVARADDRYSKEEEQRIDRILARRRGLDMTEAAERRAAAEMIEAEAPDTVRFTRLIKDRIALEDRSEILAALWEVTYADGTRSPAEESLVRLVAGLMGVSDLDSGLIRQRVTREMGLDEA
- a CDS encoding DEAD/DEAH box helicase encodes the protein MTLQDIAAPLAATLAERGYETLTSVQNAVLEPDLRGRDLLVSAQTGSGKTVAFGLAAAPDLLGGADVMPQSDAPLALAIAPTRELALQVATELSWLYRDTGAQVATCVGGMDYRTERRALARGAQIVVGTPGRLRDHIERGSLDLSALRVAVLDEADEMLDLGFREDLEFILGSAPEQRRTLMFSATVPPAIEKLARDFQRDGRRIAAMGEARQHGDITYRALTVAARDRENAIFNLLRYYEARTAIIFCKTRANVNHLLARMGNRGFRVVSLSGELSQQERTHALQALRDGRARVCIATDVAARGIDLPGLELVIHADLPTNYEILLHRSGRTGRAGAKGVSALIVPPAEYKKAQRLLQGAKVTAEWGQAPSADEVTARDDARMMQDPALNAELEDMTVADALLERLGPRQLAAAFVQLWREGRPPPEELSDMPAPGQAPPPRPAREFGASIWFTLSVGHSGRAEARWLLPKICEAGSITRDAIGAIRVREHETHVQIATGDAPRFGDEIELEPGLVMRRMRGEPDLTPQAPRPRLDKTDRKPHRKGPRTAEAPAAPPAPAAARETPAPAEKPARKWTPVQAEPEQAAPDHAPRPDRAPKPDDGKAHYGKPDHGKSDHGKPGSGKPGNGKPAYAKPAYAKSKPWDKSAKPGAAAKPFGKPAKPGAAAAKPYGKPASRPGAPKPAAKGSYAPKGKPARPGAVRSRPGGDAPPRRPKNRI
- a CDS encoding methyl-accepting chemotaxis protein → MPDSSHLTDTHRIKALGLAQAMIEYSTEGVILDVNETFLALMGFRRDEIIGRHHRMFVDSETAASAEYAQAWQDLAKGRPVTGEFQRITRTGGRVCINGSYVPVRDDNGQVCTILKMATDVTASKAAVAAITDALAQLAEGNLTFRITQDVPPEFRPVRDSLNRTVKIFARMVEEIRDRAASINNEAGQIAQAAVDLAQRGESQAASLEQTAAAVEQISGNTSMTSGAAQEANGAARQAERVVHHGNEVVADAVAAIERIEQHTRSMAEFTRVIENFAFQTNLLSINAAVEAARAGEVGRGFAVVAQEVRNLAQQSGKASQSIAELIAKSGTEVQSGAALVRQTGKALNDIQTAVRGMAENISGIAHATAEQATGVQEVSSALSHLDGANQANLAMSEEYAGAAKALSAQMNDLTRLLSGFETPTTLSRRRPAMPDHHGQVA